In the Bicyclus anynana chromosome 6, ilBicAnyn1.1, whole genome shotgun sequence genome, one interval contains:
- the LOC112045992 gene encoding testis-specific serine/threonine-protein kinase 3 isoform X1 produces MAEKLELSTTHSDIAVLEEKGFILDKIIGEGSYAKVFKATHMVDETRHTVMACKVIDTSQAPRDYLSKFLPRELDILIRVNHPHIVHVSSIFQRRAKYFIFLRFAEYGDLLDFLSQNGAVPENQSRLWMRQIISGIHYIHTMNIAHRDLKCENILITANYNVKITDFGFARNVRQRDRDVLSETYCGSLSYAAPEVLKGVPYLPKMADMWSIGIILYTMLNKALPFNETSVKKLYEKQVMRKWRFRTNVVSVLSTECKHQVTQLMEPEAKARPSAGGVYNGPWIGMDPRLTKLTFLEESLLKQAQDDALRKEREHIEEETEVERLAELRRKGRGKEGLKILKNADSNFCKSQHLFEEKE; encoded by the exons ATGGCCGAGAAACTAGAACTGAGCACCACACATTCTGATATCGCGGTTTTGGAGGAGAAAGGATTTATATTGGATAAAATCAttggagaaggttcttatgcaAAG GTATTTAAAGCGACGCACATGGTCGACGAAACTCGTCACACGGTAATGGCGTGCAAAGTGATAGACACGTCACAAGCGCCGCGCGACTACCTCAGCAAGTTCCTACCGCGCGAACTGGACATACTGATCCGCGTCAACCATCCCCACATTGTCCACGTGTCCAGTATATTCCAACGTCGCGCCAAATACTTCATCTTCCTCCGTTTCGCTGAATACGGCGATCTTTTGGACTTTTTGTCGCAAAACGGCGCGGTCCCGGAGAATCAAAGCCGACTCTGGATGCGGCAGATTATCTCTGGCATCCATTACATACACACCATGAACATAGCGCACAGGGATTTGAAATGCGAGAACATATTGATCACCGCCAACTATAACGTGAAGATAACAGACTTTGGTTTCGCGCGGAACGTTCGTCAGAGAGACCGCGACGTGTTGAGCGAGACCTACTGCGGCTCGCTGTCGTACGCCGCCCCTGAAGTGTTGAAGGGCGTGCCGTATTtgcccaagatggcggacatgTGGTCTATTGGCATCATCCTGTACACAATGCTCAACAAGGCGTTGCCTTTCAATGAGACGTCTGTGAAGAAATTGTACGAGAAGCAG GTGATGCGCAAATGGCGCTTCCGCACCAACGTGGTGAGCGTGCTGTCGACGGAGTGCAAGCACCAGGTGACGCAGCTCATGGAGCCCGAGGCGAAGGCGCGGCCCTCCGCCGGGGGCGTCTACAACGGGCCCTGGATAGGCATGGACCCCCGGCTCACCA AGCTAACGTTCCTGGAGGAGTCGTTGTTAAAGCAAGCTCAGGACGACGCACTACGGAAGGAAAGGGAACACATCGAGGAAGAAACTGAAGTCGAGAGACTCGCGGAGCTGCGGCGGAAGGGAAGAGGGAAAG AGGGACTcaaaatattaaagaacgcCGATTCAAATTTTTGTAAATCACAGCACCTGTTTGAAGagaaggaataa
- the LOC128198022 gene encoding testis-specific serine/threonine-protein kinase 1-like, which translates to MIKKVNEGSYAKVYLAEYRNPNKNDKLSLLACKVIDTNTAPKDFVKKFLPREIDMLIKLNHPHLVHTHSIFQRRYKYFIFMRYMEHGDLLEHILQKGAVQEDQARIWTRQLALAVQYMHELDIAHRDIKCENVLLTANQNAKLSDFGFARMCVDKKMKDIPSETFCGSLSYTAPEILQGSPYYPKPTDIWSLGIVVYVMLNRAMPFEDKHIKQLYHAQMNKNWRFRTRYLDALSTNCKWLVTHMLEPNCQRRLKIDSIINKWTPQETTAYNKAREEKTHLRNKLEVSELVQNSCLPDQPTVNTSCGFAGSSSSW; encoded by the exons ATGATAAAGAAAGTGAATGAAGGGTCGTATGCCAAG GTATATCTCGCAGAGTACAGAAATCCAAACAAGAATGACAAACTGTCGTTATTGGCCTGCAAGGTCATAGATACGAACACGGCACCAAAAGATTTCGTGAAGAAATTTCTACCGCGCGAGATAGACATGTTAATAAAGTTGAACCACCCGCATTTGGTACACACGCACAGCATATTCCAGAGGAGATACAAATACTTCATATTCATGAGGTACATGGAGCACGGTGATCTGTTGGAGCACATATTGCAGAAAGGGGCTGTGCAAGAGGACCAAGCGAGGATATGGACGCGGCAACTCGCGCTCGCCGTACAGTACATGCACGAACTGGACATCGCGCATAGAGACATCAAATGCGAAAACGTACTTCTGACTGCGAACCAAAATGCCAAACTCTCGGACTTTGGTTTCGCTCGCATGTGCGTAGATAAAAAAATGAAGGACATACCGAGCGAAACCTTCTGTGGATCCCTCTCCTATACGGCGCCGGAGATTCTTCAAGGCTCTCCATATTACCCGAAGCCGACTGATATTTGGTCTCTCGGTATCGTTGTCTACGTTATGTTGAACAGAGCCATGCCGTTTGAGGATAAACACATAAAGCAGTTGTACCACGCGCAAATGAATAAAAACTGGAGGTTCCGGACGCGATACCTCGACGCTTTGTCCACGAACTGCAAATGGCTGGTCACGCATATGCTGGAGCCGAACTGTCAGCGCAGGTTGAAGATTGATAGCATAATTAACA AATGGACGCCTCAAGAAACCACTGCGTACAATAAGGCTCGGGAGGAGAAGACACATCTGCGAAATAAATTGGAAGTATCAGAACTTGTGCAAAACTCTTGTCTACCTGACCAACCCACGGTAAATACCTCGTGTGGTTTTGCTGGATCCTCGTCGTCTTGGTAA
- the LOC112045992 gene encoding testis-specific serine/threonine-protein kinase 3 isoform X2: MVDETRHTVMACKVIDTSQAPRDYLSKFLPRELDILIRVNHPHIVHVSSIFQRRAKYFIFLRFAEYGDLLDFLSQNGAVPENQSRLWMRQIISGIHYIHTMNIAHRDLKCENILITANYNVKITDFGFARNVRQRDRDVLSETYCGSLSYAAPEVLKGVPYLPKMADMWSIGIILYTMLNKALPFNETSVKKLYEKQVMRKWRFRTNVVSVLSTECKHQVTQLMEPEAKARPSAGGVYNGPWIGMDPRLTKLTFLEESLLKQAQDDALRKEREHIEEETEVERLAELRRKGRGKEGLKILKNADSNFCKSQHLFEEKE; this comes from the exons ATGGTCGACGAAACTCGTCACACGGTAATGGCGTGCAAAGTGATAGACACGTCACAAGCGCCGCGCGACTACCTCAGCAAGTTCCTACCGCGCGAACTGGACATACTGATCCGCGTCAACCATCCCCACATTGTCCACGTGTCCAGTATATTCCAACGTCGCGCCAAATACTTCATCTTCCTCCGTTTCGCTGAATACGGCGATCTTTTGGACTTTTTGTCGCAAAACGGCGCGGTCCCGGAGAATCAAAGCCGACTCTGGATGCGGCAGATTATCTCTGGCATCCATTACATACACACCATGAACATAGCGCACAGGGATTTGAAATGCGAGAACATATTGATCACCGCCAACTATAACGTGAAGATAACAGACTTTGGTTTCGCGCGGAACGTTCGTCAGAGAGACCGCGACGTGTTGAGCGAGACCTACTGCGGCTCGCTGTCGTACGCCGCCCCTGAAGTGTTGAAGGGCGTGCCGTATTtgcccaagatggcggacatgTGGTCTATTGGCATCATCCTGTACACAATGCTCAACAAGGCGTTGCCTTTCAATGAGACGTCTGTGAAGAAATTGTACGAGAAGCAG GTGATGCGCAAATGGCGCTTCCGCACCAACGTGGTGAGCGTGCTGTCGACGGAGTGCAAGCACCAGGTGACGCAGCTCATGGAGCCCGAGGCGAAGGCGCGGCCCTCCGCCGGGGGCGTCTACAACGGGCCCTGGATAGGCATGGACCCCCGGCTCACCA AGCTAACGTTCCTGGAGGAGTCGTTGTTAAAGCAAGCTCAGGACGACGCACTACGGAAGGAAAGGGAACACATCGAGGAAGAAACTGAAGTCGAGAGACTCGCGGAGCTGCGGCGGAAGGGAAGAGGGAAAG AGGGACTcaaaatattaaagaacgcCGATTCAAATTTTTGTAAATCACAGCACCTGTTTGAAGagaaggaataa
- the LOC112045991 gene encoding ER degradation-enhancing alpha-mannosidase-like protein 2 produces MYNKLFINIIIILTLKCSICLSIREYTKDDILKLREEVREMFQHAYDSYLKYAYPYDELRPLSCDGMDTWGSYSLTLIDTLDMLVIMGNYTEFNRVVDIVLEKQNFDTDINVSVFETNIRIIGGLLSAHLLSYKSGMKLEPGWPCNGPLLRLAEDVAQRLIAAFDTTTGMPYGTINLRSGVPPGETTITCTAGVGTYIIEFGTLSRLTGDPLYEEVAYNALKALYHHKSPIGLVGNHIDVMTGRWTAQDAGIGGGVDSYFEYLVKGAILLERPELMSMFNEARQVIDKYLKKDDWYVWATMLKGHVTLPVFQSLESYWPGVLSLIGESATAMRIIHNYHSVWKQYGFTPEVYNLGTGEASPSRESYPLRPELIESIMYLYRDTRDPILLQMGEDILRSIQHSARTPCGFATIKDVRDHRKEDRMESFFLAETTKYLYLLFDPDNFIHNPGVHGTVINTPNGECIVDMGGYMFNTEAHPIDPTMLYCCHESRQGINVSEVHRIYKILDDEDNIHFMSLIDAIEPEQNTTSYYKDSVYYDDPMNSAKIMDLSQFDHSNAQVVNDIKTESTTGYVNIDGSEREKPENESLGDKLKESITNYYNNTNVNESDKETVPEVSEIVNEKVEVDDIIVPQKVETEKLQPPSSTKTKAAVKMLPQVIQDFLNSDWKSKPKCEPQHMIERIRKEKRYPKHPDTRKYNFLLTPAPTFMQRLAIAGEILNKKQLDL; encoded by the exons ATgtataacaaattatttattaatattattataattttaactcTTAAGTGTAGCATATGCTTATCAATAAGAGAATATACTAAAgatgatattttaaaactaag agaAGAAGTAAGAGAAATGTTTCAACATGCATATGACAGCTATTTAAAGTATGCCTACCCTTATGATGAATTGCGTCCGCTTAGCTGCGATGGAATGGACACATGGGGAAGTTATTCCCTAACCCTAATTGATACATTAGACATGCTAGTGATCATGGGAAACTATACAGAATTCAATAGAGTGGTTGATATAGTACTGGAGAAACAGAACTTTGACACAGACATCAATGTATCAGTATTTGAAACAAATATTAGGATTATTGGTGGATTGCTCAGTGCCCATCTTTTGTCGTACAA ATCAGGAATGAAGCTAGAACCTGGCTGGCCCTGCAACGGGCCCCTCTTACGGCTTGCTGAGGATGTAGCTCAGAGGCTCATCGCAGCTTTTGACACAACAACCGGCATGCCATACGGGACTATTAACTTGAGGTCTGGAGTTCCACCAGGCGAGACCACTATAACATGCACAGCTGGTGTTGGCACATACATCATTGAGTTTGGTACTTTGAGTAGGCTTACTGGAGATCCTTTGTATGAAGAG gtagcATACAATGCACTGAAAGCTCTGTACCACCACAAATCACCAATAGGTCTAGTTGGTAATCATATAGACGTGATGACTGGTCGGTGGACAGCACAGGATGCTGGCATAGGAGGCGGAGTCGACTCATACTTCGAATATTTAGTTAAAG GTGCAATACTGCTAGAGCGGCCAGAACTGATGTCAATGTTCAACGAAGCTCGCCAAGTCATAGACAAGTATTTGAAGAAGGACGATTGGTATGTCTGGGCCACCATGCTGAAAGGCCACGTCACTTTGCCGGTGTTCCAATCGCTAGAGTCTTACTGGCCTGGTGTGCTGAGCTTGATAG GCGAAAGTGCCACAGCAATGCGTATAATACACAACTACCACAGTGTATGGAAGCAGTATGGTTTCACACCAGAGGTGTATAACCTTGGCACCGGAGAAGCATCGCCCTCGAGGGAAAGTTACCCGCTGAGGCCGGAGCTTATAGAGTCAATCATGTACTTGTACCGGGACACTCGAGACCCCATACTGTTGCAAATGGGTGAGGACATATTGAGGAGCATACAGCACAGCGCTAGGACGCCTTGTGGATTTGCCACG ATAAAAGATGTCCGCGATCATCGCAAAGAAGACAGAATGGAGTCCTTCTTTTTGGCCGAAACTACTAAATACCTCTATCTTTTGTTCGATCCCGACAACTTCATCCACAACCCGGGAGTGCACGGCACGGTGATTAACACTCCCAACGGGGAATGTATCGTGGATATGGGCGGGTACATGTTCAACACAGAGGCGCATCCTATAGACCCCACGATGCTGTATTGCTGCCACGAATCCAGACAAGG CATAAACGTTAGCGAGGTGCAtagaatatacaaaatattagatGACGAAGACAACATCCACTTTATGAGCCTCATAGATGCCATAGAACCAGAGCAAAACACTACCAGTTATTACAAAGACTCAGTTTATTATGACGATCCTATGAATTCCGCTAAAATTATGGACTTAAGTCAATTTGACCACAGCAACGCACAGGTGGTTAACGACATTAAAACAGAATCGACGACCGGTTATGTCAATATAGATGGCAGTGAGAGAGAAAAACCGGAAAACGAAAGTTTGGGTGACAAATTAAAAGAAAGTATAACCAATTATTACAACAATACAAATGTGAACGAAAGTGACAAAGAAACTGTCCCGGAAGTCTCTGAAATAGTTAATGAAAAAGTCGAAGTCGATGACATAATTGTACCGCAGAAGGTTGAAACTGAGAAATTACAACCGCCGAGTAGCACTAAAACGAAGGCAGCGGTGAAAATGTTGCCACAGGTTATACAAGACTTCTTGAACAGCGACTGGAAGTCGAAACCGAAATGTGAGCCTCAACATATGATTGAAAGAATTCGCAAAGAGAAGAGGTACCCGAAACACCCCGACACTCGCAAATACAATTTCTTGCTGACCCCGGCGCCAACGTTCATGCAAAGATTAGCGATCGCCGGGGAGATCCTAAATAAGAAACAGTTGGATTTATGA
- the LOC112045993 gene encoding testis-specific serine/threonine-protein kinase 1 — translation MTELKTTVSEENTLSVKGYRLTKFVGEGAYAKVYLSEFTGKDDSKVTLACKIIETSKAPKDFVIKFLPREIEVLIRLNHPHLIHVHSIFQRKTKYYIFMRYGENGDLLGYILKNGCVSENQSRVWLRQLALGLQYLHELEIVHRDIKCENILLTANFNVKLSDFGFSRFCVNEEDEPILSETYCGSMSYAAPEILRGKPYHPKPTDLWSIGIVLFVMLNKSMPFDDTRMKKLYDQQMGKKYRFRSKVASVISLECKFVVKHLLEPDPGLRHTATQVLGSDWVAMDSRLTTLNAVEAAALQKAKEERKKLSDSHRVPPKRQGDILERDHKETNRVSEMIKSLANLTAKQNTRTD, via the exons ATGACCGAGCTGAAAACTACTGTATCAGAAGAAAATACGTTATCTGTTAAAGGATATAGATTAACTAAATTCGTCGGCGAAGGAGCTTACGCTAAG GTATATCTTTCTGAATTTACAGGCAAAGACGACAGTAAAGTAACACTGGCCTGCAAAATCATCGAGACCTCGAAAGCCCCGAAAGATTTTGTGATAAAATTCTTACCGCGCGAAATAGAAGTTTTGATTAGACTCAATCATCCTCACTTGATCCACGTGCATAGCATATTTCAGAGAAAAACCAAGTATTACATCTTCATGCGGTACGGCGAAAATGGCGACCTTTTGGGATACATTCTAAAGAACGGATGCGTTTCAGAAAACCAATCCAGAGTATGGTTGCGACAATTGGCACTAGGTTTGCAGTATCTCCACGAGCTGGAAATTGTGCATCGGGACATTAAATGCGAGAACATTTTGTTGACCGCAAATTTTAACGTGAAACTGTCCGATTTTGGTTTCTCTAGATTTTGTGTGAATGAAGAAGACGAGCCGATTTTGAGCGAAACCTATTGTGGGTCTATGTCTTACGCCGCACCAGAGATACTTCGCGGCAAACCGTATCATCCCAAGCCTACGGATCTCTGGTCTATCGGTATCGTGTTGTTTGTGATGTTGAACAAATCTATGCCGTTTGATGACACCCGAATGAAAAAGCTGTATGACCAGCAAATGGGAAAGAAATACAGATTCAGATCGAAAGTAGCGAGTGTTATATCTTTGGAGTGTAAATTTGTTGTTAAACATTTACTGGAGCCCGATCCAGGTTTGAGACACACCGCCACACAAGTTCTTGGCTCTGATTGGGTTGCTATGGACAGTCGACTCACAA CGTTAAATGCAGTAGAAGCCGCAGCCCTGCAAAAAGCAAAAGAAGAACGAAAAAAGTTGTCCGATAGTCATAGAGTTCCTCCTAAACGGCAGGGTGACATTTTAGAGCGAGACCACAAGGAAACTAATAGG GTTAGTGAAATGATAAAGTCTTTGGCTAATTTAACAGCAAAGCAAAATACAAGAACAGATTAA
- the LOC112045992 gene encoding testis-specific serine/threonine-protein kinase 3 isoform X3, with amino-acid sequence MAEKLELSTTHSDIAVLEEKGFILDKIIGEGSYAKVFKATHMVDETRHTVMACKVIDTSQAPRDYLSKFLPRELDILIRVNHPHIVHVSSIFQRRAKYFIFLRFAEYGDLLDFLSQNGAVPENQSRLWMRQIISGIHYIHTMNIAHRDLKCENILITANYNVKITDFGFARNVRQRDRDVLSETYCGSLSYAAPEVLKGVPYLPKMADMWSIGIILYTMLNKALPFNETSVKKLYEKQVMRKWRFRTNVVSVLSTECKHQVTQLMEPEAKARPSAGGVYNGPWIGMDPRLTKGLKILKNADSNFCKSQHLFEEKE; translated from the exons ATGGCCGAGAAACTAGAACTGAGCACCACACATTCTGATATCGCGGTTTTGGAGGAGAAAGGATTTATATTGGATAAAATCAttggagaaggttcttatgcaAAG GTATTTAAAGCGACGCACATGGTCGACGAAACTCGTCACACGGTAATGGCGTGCAAAGTGATAGACACGTCACAAGCGCCGCGCGACTACCTCAGCAAGTTCCTACCGCGCGAACTGGACATACTGATCCGCGTCAACCATCCCCACATTGTCCACGTGTCCAGTATATTCCAACGTCGCGCCAAATACTTCATCTTCCTCCGTTTCGCTGAATACGGCGATCTTTTGGACTTTTTGTCGCAAAACGGCGCGGTCCCGGAGAATCAAAGCCGACTCTGGATGCGGCAGATTATCTCTGGCATCCATTACATACACACCATGAACATAGCGCACAGGGATTTGAAATGCGAGAACATATTGATCACCGCCAACTATAACGTGAAGATAACAGACTTTGGTTTCGCGCGGAACGTTCGTCAGAGAGACCGCGACGTGTTGAGCGAGACCTACTGCGGCTCGCTGTCGTACGCCGCCCCTGAAGTGTTGAAGGGCGTGCCGTATTtgcccaagatggcggacatgTGGTCTATTGGCATCATCCTGTACACAATGCTCAACAAGGCGTTGCCTTTCAATGAGACGTCTGTGAAGAAATTGTACGAGAAGCAG GTGATGCGCAAATGGCGCTTCCGCACCAACGTGGTGAGCGTGCTGTCGACGGAGTGCAAGCACCAGGTGACGCAGCTCATGGAGCCCGAGGCGAAGGCGCGGCCCTCCGCCGGGGGCGTCTACAACGGGCCCTGGATAGGCATGGACCCCCGGCTCACCA AGGGACTcaaaatattaaagaacgcCGATTCAAATTTTTGTAAATCACAGCACCTGTTTGAAGagaaggaataa